One Thalassotalea hakodatensis DNA segment encodes these proteins:
- a CDS encoding adenylosuccinate synthase encodes MGKNVVVLGTQWGDEGKGKVVDLLTDKAKYVVRYQGGHNAGHTLVINGEKTVLHLIPSGVLRENVKCLIGNGVVLCPKALMTEMNMLEERGVPVRERLLISDACPLILPYHNALDAAREKARGNKAIGTTGRGIGPAYEDKVARRGLRVGDLLNAETFAAKLKEIVEYHNFSLVHYYKVEPVDFEQVLADALEVGEVIKAMIADIPELLDQARKNGDSIMFEGAQGTLLDIDHGTYPYVTSSNTTVGGVATGCGFGPRYLDYVLGITKAYTTRVGSGPFPTELADEIGHHLGTVGHEFGATTGRERRCGWFDAVAMHRAVQINSISGFCLTKLDVLDGLKTLKICTGYQLDNGEVITVSPTAAEGYEKVTPIYEEMPGWDDSTVGVTSYDALPANAKAYIKRIEEITGVPVDIISTGPDRVETIIKVNPFQ; translated from the coding sequence ATGGGTAAAAACGTCGTTGTTCTCGGCACTCAATGGGGTGACGAAGGTAAAGGTAAGGTTGTAGACTTACTTACTGATAAAGCTAAATATGTGGTGCGCTATCAAGGTGGGCACAATGCAGGTCACACTTTGGTGATTAACGGTGAAAAAACCGTACTTCATCTTATTCCTTCTGGTGTTCTACGTGAAAATGTAAAGTGTCTGATTGGTAATGGTGTTGTGCTTTGTCCTAAAGCCTTAATGACAGAAATGAACATGTTAGAAGAGCGCGGCGTACCTGTACGCGAACGTCTTTTAATTAGTGATGCTTGTCCACTTATTCTTCCTTACCACAATGCATTAGATGCTGCGCGAGAAAAAGCACGTGGTAACAAAGCTATTGGTACTACTGGTCGTGGTATTGGCCCAGCTTATGAAGATAAAGTTGCGCGCCGTGGTTTACGTGTAGGCGACTTATTAAACGCTGAAACTTTCGCCGCTAAGCTTAAAGAAATTGTTGAATACCATAATTTCTCTTTAGTGCATTATTATAAAGTAGAGCCGGTCGACTTTGAACAAGTGCTAGCAGACGCACTTGAAGTTGGTGAGGTGATCAAAGCTATGATAGCTGATATCCCTGAATTACTTGATCAAGCACGTAAAAATGGTGATTCAATCATGTTTGAAGGTGCCCAAGGCACTTTACTTGATATTGACCATGGTACTTACCCATACGTAACTTCTTCAAATACTACCGTTGGTGGTGTTGCTACAGGTTGTGGTTTTGGTCCTCGTTATCTTGATTATGTTCTTGGTATTACCAAAGCTTATACAACACGTGTAGGCTCAGGTCCATTCCCAACAGAACTTGCTGACGAAATAGGTCATCATTTAGGTACGGTTGGTCATGAGTTTGGAGCAACTACAGGGCGTGAGCGTCGTTGTGGTTGGTTTGATGCTGTTGCCATGCACCGTGCCGTTCAAATTAATTCAATCAGTGGCTTTTGTTTAACCAAACTTGATGTATTAGATGGTTTAAAAACACTGAAAATCTGTACTGGTTATCAGCTTGATAACGGCGAAGTGATCACTGTATCGCCAACTGCAGCGGAAGGTTACGAAAAAGTAACGCCAATATACGAAGAAATGCCTGGTTGGGATGACTCTACGGTTGGGGTAACCAGCTATGATGCGTTACCAGCCAATGCAAAAGCATACATTAAGCGCATTGAAGAAATTACAGGTGTTCCAGTAGATATTATTTCTACCGGTCCAGATCGCGTTGAAACAATAATTAAAGTAAATCCATTTCAGTAA
- a CDS encoding malic enzyme-like NAD(P)-binding protein: protein MTDFRQKALDYHQFPKPGKIGIELTTPAETSHDLALAYSPGVAEPVREIAENPEAVYQYTAKGNTVAVITNGTAILGLGNLGGMAAKPVMEGKSLLFKRFANIDSIDLEVKHKTVEEFVTTVANIADSFGGINLEDIKAPECFEIEKALIERCKVPVFHDDQHGTAIVTAAGMINALEIQGKELRHANIVCMGAGAAAIACMELLINCGAQRERIYMLDTKGVIHPRRNDLNEYKKLFANNTDKRTLDDVIDGADVFVGVSGPNVLSAEQVKLMAKNPVIFACSNPDPEIKPEIALAARDDVIIATGRSDYPNQVNNVLCFPFIFRGALDVRARTINDEMKVACVHAIREIAKEPVPDEVLSASGDKQLSFGKDYIIPKPMDPRLCHRVAKAVAQAAVESGVAALSLPEKYED from the coding sequence ATGACGGACTTTCGCCAAAAAGCTCTCGATTATCATCAGTTTCCAAAACCAGGGAAAATAGGCATTGAATTAACTACACCAGCAGAAACTAGCCATGATTTAGCATTGGCATATAGCCCAGGTGTTGCAGAACCAGTGAGAGAGATTGCCGAAAATCCAGAGGCTGTTTATCAATATACTGCTAAAGGAAATACCGTTGCTGTAATAACGAATGGTACGGCAATTTTAGGCTTGGGTAATTTGGGCGGTATGGCTGCAAAACCTGTGATGGAAGGTAAATCTTTACTCTTTAAACGCTTTGCAAATATTGATTCGATTGATCTAGAAGTAAAACATAAAACGGTTGAAGAATTTGTAACTACAGTTGCAAATATCGCAGACAGCTTTGGTGGCATCAACCTTGAAGATATAAAAGCCCCTGAATGTTTTGAAATTGAAAAAGCGTTAATAGAACGCTGTAAAGTGCCGGTGTTTCATGATGATCAACATGGTACTGCTATTGTGACTGCTGCGGGTATGATCAATGCACTTGAAATTCAAGGAAAAGAGCTACGCCATGCAAATATTGTATGTATGGGAGCAGGCGCAGCTGCTATTGCTTGCATGGAGTTATTGATTAATTGTGGTGCTCAGCGTGAAAGAATTTATATGTTAGATACTAAAGGAGTTATTCATCCTCGTCGTAATGATCTAAATGAATATAAAAAGCTTTTTGCGAACAATACGGATAAAAGAACCCTTGATGATGTCATTGATGGTGCAGATGTATTTGTTGGCGTATCAGGTCCAAATGTATTGTCAGCGGAGCAGGTAAAACTCATGGCAAAAAACCCTGTTATATTTGCCTGTTCAAACCCTGATCCTGAAATAAAGCCTGAAATTGCATTGGCAGCAAGAGATGATGTTATTATCGCCACGGGCCGTTCTGATTACCCTAACCAAGTGAATAATGTTTTATGTTTCCCCTTTATTTTTCGAGGAGCACTTGATGTACGTGCGCGTACCATCAACGATGAAATGAAGGTGGCTTGTGTACACGCTATTCGTGAAATAGCAAAAGAACCGGTACCAGATGAAGTATTATCAGCAAGTGGTGATAAGCAATTATCATTTGGCAAAGATTACATCATTCCTAAGCCTATGGACCCAAGATTATGTCATCGGGTAGCTAAAGCGGTAGCACAAGCTGCGGTTGAATCTGGTGTTGCTGCATTATCATTACCCGAAAAATATGAAGACTAG
- the metJ gene encoding met regulon transcriptional regulator MetJ — protein MAEWNGEYINPYAEHGKKSEQVKKITVSIPIRVLKVLTDERTRRQINNLRHATNSELLCEAFLHAFTGQPLPSDEDLAKDNEHRLPKSIRDALAEQGITDFSVFEDDED, from the coding sequence ATGGCTGAATGGAATGGCGAATATATCAACCCGTATGCTGAACACGGTAAAAAAAGTGAGCAAGTAAAAAAAATCACCGTGTCGATTCCAATTCGTGTGTTAAAAGTGTTAACCGACGAACGAACACGTCGCCAAATTAATAATTTACGTCATGCAACAAATAGTGAATTGTTATGTGAAGCGTTTTTACACGCTTTCACTGGCCAACCATTACCCAGCGACGAAGACCTTGCCAAAGACAATGAGCATAGGTTACCTAAAAGTATTCGCGATGCTTTAGCTGAGCAAGGCATTACTGATTTTAGCGTCTTTGAAGACGATGAAGATTGA
- the metB gene encoding cystathionine gamma-synthase, which produces MKNSKLATTAVRAGINTDQHHGAVIPAIHLSSTYALKGFNDKRQFDYSRTGNPTRATFAQAIADLEGGSVGIVTSTGMSAVHLICQLLSTDDLVIIPHDCYGGSYRLFTHLAKRGQFKLLVVDQNDQAAFKEALSQQPKLVLVETPSNPLMRIVDIAQVVKQSHDVNALVAVDNTFLSPILQQPLALGADIVFHSTTKFINGHSDVVGGVLVTKDQALGEELAWWANCIGITGSAFDSYLALRGLKTLPIRMKQHQENADAVANFLREHGAVERVYYPGFEDHPGHRIAMQQQTAHGSMMSFEIKGGVEAVKVLFDNLSLFTLAQSLGGVESLISHPSTMTHAGMELSAQIAAGISQSLVRISVGIEDIEDILSDLNHGLSVSQKV; this is translated from the coding sequence ATGAAAAATAGCAAATTAGCAACCACTGCGGTAAGAGCTGGTATAAATACAGATCAACATCATGGTGCTGTGATCCCTGCCATACACCTTTCAAGCACTTATGCATTGAAAGGCTTTAATGATAAACGCCAATTTGACTATTCTCGTACGGGGAACCCAACGCGCGCTACATTTGCTCAAGCGATCGCTGACTTAGAAGGCGGTTCTGTTGGTATTGTTACTTCCACAGGAATGTCAGCGGTACATTTAATTTGTCAGCTGTTATCAACTGACGATTTAGTGATTATTCCACATGACTGTTATGGTGGTAGTTATCGATTATTTACCCATTTGGCTAAGCGAGGCCAATTCAAATTACTGGTAGTAGATCAAAATGATCAAGCAGCATTCAAAGAAGCCCTATCACAACAGCCTAAACTCGTGCTCGTTGAAACGCCAAGTAACCCGTTAATGCGTATTGTCGATATTGCGCAAGTGGTTAAGCAAAGTCATGACGTTAATGCGCTTGTCGCTGTAGACAACACCTTTTTATCTCCAATATTACAACAACCTCTCGCCCTAGGAGCTGATATTGTTTTTCACTCTACTACCAAATTTATCAATGGACACAGTGATGTCGTTGGCGGGGTGCTGGTCACAAAAGATCAAGCACTTGGAGAAGAACTAGCATGGTGGGCGAACTGTATTGGAATTACAGGCTCTGCATTTGATAGTTATTTAGCGTTAAGAGGGCTAAAAACTTTACCCATTCGCATGAAGCAACATCAAGAAAATGCCGATGCAGTCGCAAATTTTTTACGTGAACATGGTGCAGTTGAACGGGTTTATTATCCTGGTTTTGAAGATCATCCAGGTCATCGTATCGCTATGCAACAACAAACGGCCCATGGTTCGATGATGAGCTTTGAAATTAAAGGCGGCGTAGAGGCTGTAAAAGTACTTTTCGATAATCTTTCATTATTTACGTTGGCGCAATCATTAGGCGGTGTTGAAAGCTTAATTAGCCATCCTTCAACAATGACTCATGCAGGGATGGAATTATCGGCTCAAATTGCAGCAGGTATTAGCCAGTCATTAGTGCGTATTTCTGTTGGAATTGAAGATATTGAAGATATTCTTTCTGATTTAAACCATGGCTTAAGCGTAAGCCAAAAAGTCTAG
- the metL gene encoding bifunctional aspartate kinase/homoserine dehydrogenase II, translated as MNQTNVVEQFSADKNQLAKHATNVHKFGGSSLASVQCVERVVEIIRQHCQINDVIVVSANGDTTDALFDIYHQALAQTDSLSTQILALQDQQASLINQLLNAASAARLTMQLAEDIEQITQWMVSKPVQYEADLLAYGEVWSARLLSSVLSETVCPSYYLDARDFLVINNQVDCFVERDESLQQFKECLKANQLAIVTGYICKDIEGKSCTLGRNGSDYSATILASFTAATNVTLWTDVDGIYSADPRVVPQARKLHRLPNGVAKELGRLGNPVLHAKTLQPITATDTHLHVASSFDPDVPGTEIGKFGQIAKQELSVTYTNDLILAQSESFVGDSGIQAERVFNALGADTRAGFIVIKQEQQKGVSQWLAAHDTEVSFTPCAILAVVGHNVVEQGQVKARFKRALRHQSCFSVVNSQSAHSLIAILINPCTTELLNNVHHEMTKDARHIGMVVAGLGNIGQRFLEMLPAQLTSIAVLENVHLVGLISSRKALVNTDGIEVNQALELFAEQAQSYDNELLFSWLSNHPYDELIVVDITPSESFSQLYLPFFQRGIHIIGANKWAASSPTEEYQCLVDTSRDNKSIWLGNTTVGAGLPVNYAIEDLNRSGDNITELSGIFSGTLSWLFQTYDGSVPFSTLLLDALAQGITEPDPREDLSGRDVQRKLLILARAAGFNLSLSDISRQDLVPDTLQSLSTQEFLASAEQLDTFFAQALDDANNKNACIRYIANFSADQHGKLHAEVKLAVLPNTHAFANLTPCDNIFQIKSGWYQDNPLIIRGPGAGRDVTAGGLHSDLVAMCQQLVNRRSVVKLKGIEENNDV; from the coding sequence ATGAATCAAACTAACGTAGTTGAACAATTTAGTGCTGATAAAAACCAATTAGCGAAACATGCAACGAATGTCCATAAATTTGGTGGTAGCTCGTTGGCATCAGTACAGTGTGTTGAACGTGTCGTTGAAATAATACGACAACATTGCCAAATAAATGATGTTATTGTTGTGTCGGCCAATGGTGATACGACTGACGCTTTGTTTGATATTTACCACCAAGCGTTAGCTCAAACCGATTCATTATCGACGCAAATATTAGCTTTGCAAGATCAACAAGCGAGTTTGATCAATCAGTTGTTAAATGCTGCCAGTGCAGCACGATTAACAATGCAACTTGCTGAAGATATTGAGCAAATTACGCAATGGATGGTGTCAAAACCAGTGCAATATGAAGCTGACTTACTTGCATACGGAGAAGTATGGTCTGCTAGATTATTATCATCAGTGCTCAGCGAAACGGTTTGCCCGAGTTATTACCTTGATGCGCGCGATTTTCTAGTGATAAATAATCAAGTAGATTGCTTTGTTGAACGAGATGAAAGTTTACAGCAATTTAAAGAATGTCTTAAAGCTAATCAGCTAGCGATTGTCACCGGGTATATTTGTAAAGATATTGAAGGTAAAAGCTGCACGTTAGGGCGTAATGGTAGTGATTATTCCGCAACAATTTTAGCCTCATTTACTGCGGCAACTAATGTGACTTTATGGACAGATGTTGATGGTATTTATAGTGCAGATCCTCGTGTTGTGCCGCAAGCTCGTAAACTGCACCGCTTACCTAATGGTGTGGCAAAGGAGTTAGGCCGATTGGGCAACCCTGTGTTACACGCTAAAACATTACAACCCATTACAGCAACTGATACACATTTACATGTAGCAAGTAGCTTTGACCCTGACGTACCTGGTACTGAAATTGGTAAGTTTGGGCAAATTGCTAAACAAGAGCTATCTGTTACCTATACCAATGATTTAATTTTGGCGCAATCTGAGAGCTTTGTTGGGGATTCTGGTATTCAAGCTGAGCGTGTTTTTAATGCACTTGGCGCTGATACTAGAGCAGGTTTTATTGTCATTAAACAAGAACAACAGAAGGGGGTAAGCCAATGGTTAGCTGCCCATGATACGGAAGTATCTTTCACTCCGTGCGCTATTCTTGCCGTTGTTGGTCATAACGTTGTTGAACAAGGACAAGTAAAGGCCAGATTTAAACGTGCGCTGCGTCACCAATCTTGCTTTTCTGTTGTCAATTCGCAAAGTGCACATAGCCTGATTGCCATTTTAATCAATCCGTGTACCACTGAATTATTAAACAATGTACACCATGAAATGACAAAGGATGCCCGTCATATCGGTATGGTGGTTGCAGGCTTAGGGAATATTGGTCAACGCTTTCTTGAAATGTTACCAGCACAATTGACATCAATCGCGGTATTAGAAAATGTGCATTTAGTTGGGTTAATTTCATCTCGTAAGGCACTAGTGAATACTGACGGTATTGAAGTAAATCAAGCATTAGAGTTGTTTGCTGAACAAGCGCAGAGTTATGATAATGAGTTGTTATTTTCATGGCTAAGTAACCATCCGTATGACGAATTAATTGTTGTTGACATCACACCAAGTGAATCGTTTAGCCAGTTATATTTGCCTTTTTTCCAACGAGGAATTCATATTATTGGTGCAAACAAGTGGGCTGCTTCTTCACCTACTGAAGAATACCAATGTTTAGTTGATACATCTCGAGATAACAAAAGCATTTGGCTAGGTAATACCACGGTTGGTGCAGGCTTACCGGTAAATTATGCGATTGAAGATCTTAATCGAAGCGGTGACAACATCACGGAATTGTCGGGCATATTTTCAGGCACGTTATCATGGTTATTTCAAACCTATGATGGCAGCGTACCATTTTCGACTTTACTACTCGATGCACTCGCACAGGGGATCACTGAGCCTGACCCCCGAGAAGATTTATCCGGTAGAGATGTACAGAGAAAATTACTTATTTTAGCAAGAGCCGCTGGTTTTAATTTATCGTTATCGGATATTTCTCGACAAGACTTAGTACCGGATACGTTACAATCGTTATCGACTCAAGAGTTTTTAGCGTCAGCGGAGCAGTTAGATACGTTTTTTGCGCAAGCGTTAGATGATGCGAATAATAAAAATGCGTGTATTCGATACATTGCGAATTTTTCGGCAGATCAACACGGAAAACTGCATGCGGAAGTAAAATTAGCGGTCTTACCGAATACACATGCGTTTGCAAACTTAACGCCGTGCGACAATATTTTTCAAATTAAGAGTGGTTGGTATCAAGACAATCCGCTTATTATCAGAGGCCCTGGTGCCGGTAGAGATGTAACTGCCGGTGGCTTGCACTCTGATCTTGTGGCGATGTGTCAACAACTTGTGAATCGCAGATCAGTTGTTAAACTTAAAGGCATTGAAGAAAATAACGACGTATAA
- a CDS encoding GGDEF domain-containing protein, with amino-acid sequence MSTHVEIALAVILISLVMFFASLLFHDKAGDKPARIAFRTFYFSAILFFISISNFVSEPAPFNDLLTDIFFAISNASLTLGILWRCKSRLPEELVYGLTTLYLCLDVFINAYSVQFAYSYNVICSLICAYALLNRQDGVNTGDKGMAAILFVHAVLLIINLISVTGVVEAGLYSKFMTVVFVFAPAYMAGLTIFLFASYMLDARKALEIQATTDPLTGLYNRRFFFEQAKLALSTSERHGEPLCLMMCDIDHFKDINDSFGHKAGDSAIKAFSNVLQASLRVEDVLARYGGEEFVILLPQTSLSKAQHVAERMRSETENIALASEKGCINITASFGVCQVGEFKDIETSINHADKAMYAAKSAGRNNVKTYSAVLT; translated from the coding sequence ATGAGCACACATGTTGAGATCGCACTTGCGGTCATTTTAATTTCATTAGTAATGTTTTTTGCGTCTTTGCTTTTTCATGATAAAGCAGGAGACAAACCAGCGCGAATTGCTTTTCGAACTTTTTACTTCTCCGCGATTCTTTTTTTTATTTCTATTTCTAATTTTGTTAGTGAACCAGCACCGTTTAATGATTTACTGACTGACATCTTTTTCGCCATCTCAAATGCTAGTTTAACGTTAGGCATTTTATGGCGTTGTAAAAGCCGTTTACCTGAAGAGTTAGTATATGGCTTAACGACACTCTATTTATGTCTGGACGTTTTTATCAATGCGTATAGTGTGCAGTTTGCATATAGCTATAATGTTATTTGTTCACTGATTTGTGCCTATGCATTGTTAAATCGTCAAGATGGTGTCAACACTGGTGATAAAGGCATGGCTGCAATTTTATTTGTACATGCAGTGTTATTAATTATCAATCTTATCAGCGTAACCGGAGTCGTAGAAGCAGGGTTATACAGCAAGTTTATGACGGTGGTGTTTGTCTTTGCACCAGCATATATGGCAGGTTTGACAATCTTTCTTTTTGCCAGCTATATGTTAGACGCACGTAAAGCACTAGAAATTCAAGCAACAACCGATCCATTAACTGGCCTATATAATCGACGTTTCTTCTTTGAACAAGCAAAGCTTGCATTATCCACCAGTGAACGTCATGGCGAACCTTTATGCTTAATGATGTGTGATATTGATCACTTTAAAGACATTAATGACTCATTTGGTCATAAAGCTGGTGACAGCGCAATTAAAGCTTTTTCAAACGTATTACAGGCGTCTTTGCGTGTAGAAGATGTTTTGGCGCGCTATGGTGGCGAAGAGTTTGTTATTTTATTGCCACAAACTAGCTTAAGTAAGGCGCAACATGTTGCGGAAAGAATGCGTAGCGAAACTGAAAATATCGCTTTAGCCTCTGAAAAAGGTTGCATTAATATCACTGCTAGCTTCGGTGTTTGCCAAGTAGGTGAATTTAAAGATATTGAAACCTCTATAAATCACGCTGATAAAGCAATGTATGCCGCTAAATCAG